One Actinospica robiniae DSM 44927 genomic region harbors:
- a CDS encoding ricin-type beta-trefoil lectin domain protein codes for MRISHAAPGLAVLLVAGVLAVGPIPQAAAASTPTLVVAANQSFRPVTHVATGSLYGLATATVPADSLVEPLHPNTFVQMAAGGKQQATGDILKVAGEAAKAGAKVVDRLSDYYAGWPYQYNASNWSSVVSTQISEIKASGITNLTSYELWNEPDNTWLTSNGTFNAFWTKTFNQVRSLAPGVPIQGPSYSDNISGMQSFLQNAVATNTVPDIISWHELESSGKIAGDVATVQGLESSLGISPRPIAIEEYAAPSQVGIPGDLVGYIAQFERLGINNAELAFWNQSGALGDLLTGQGGSPNGAYWLYDWYGSMTGNMVTTTPSGSLDGAASVPSAQNQVNVVFGGGSGSTAVTVNGLNALAGFSGSSQVTATLQYTPSPGRTVAVSAPTTVSQTTYTVANGSVTVPVSSMNAAYGYHLVITPAGSGGGGGSTGVLRGAASNRCLDVPGLATANGTLLDIWDCDGGSNQQWAYQSNGELQVYGNKCLDVPNNATSAGTRVEIWDCNGGANQQWTLNSDGTVVGRGSGLCLDATGGGTANGTAVEIWTCNGKSNQKWSRQ; via the coding sequence ATGCGTATATCCCACGCGGCGCCCGGGCTCGCCGTGTTGCTCGTGGCGGGGGTGTTGGCCGTGGGCCCGATTCCGCAGGCCGCGGCGGCCTCCACTCCGACGTTGGTGGTGGCGGCGAACCAGTCGTTCCGTCCGGTCACGCATGTCGCGACCGGTTCGCTCTACGGTCTGGCGACGGCGACGGTGCCGGCGGACAGCCTGGTCGAGCCGTTGCACCCGAACACGTTCGTGCAGATGGCGGCCGGCGGCAAGCAGCAGGCGACCGGCGACATCCTGAAAGTGGCCGGCGAGGCGGCGAAGGCCGGGGCGAAGGTGGTCGACCGCCTCTCGGACTACTACGCCGGCTGGCCGTATCAGTACAACGCGTCGAACTGGTCCTCGGTGGTCTCCACCCAGATCAGCGAGATCAAGGCATCCGGCATCACGAACCTGACCTCCTACGAGCTGTGGAACGAGCCGGACAACACCTGGCTCACGTCCAACGGGACCTTCAACGCGTTCTGGACCAAGACCTTCAACCAGGTCCGCTCGCTCGCCCCGGGCGTGCCGATCCAGGGGCCGAGCTACTCGGACAACATCTCCGGGATGCAGAGCTTCCTGCAGAACGCGGTGGCCACCAACACCGTCCCGGACATCATCTCCTGGCACGAGCTCGAGTCCTCCGGCAAGATCGCCGGGGACGTCGCGACCGTGCAAGGCCTCGAGTCGAGCCTGGGCATCAGCCCTCGCCCGATCGCGATCGAGGAGTACGCCGCCCCCTCCCAGGTCGGCATTCCCGGTGACCTCGTCGGCTACATCGCGCAGTTCGAGCGCCTCGGCATCAACAACGCGGAGCTCGCGTTCTGGAACCAGTCCGGGGCCCTGGGCGACCTGCTGACCGGACAGGGAGGCTCCCCGAACGGCGCCTACTGGCTCTATGACTGGTACGGGTCGATGACCGGAAACATGGTCACCACCACCCCGTCGGGCTCGCTCGACGGCGCCGCCTCCGTGCCCTCCGCGCAGAACCAGGTCAACGTCGTCTTCGGCGGCGGCAGCGGCTCGACCGCCGTCACCGTCAACGGTCTCAACGCGCTCGCCGGGTTCTCCGGCAGCTCCCAGGTCACCGCCACCCTCCAGTACACCCCCTCGCCCGGGCGCACCGTCGCGGTCTCGGCACCCACCACCGTCTCCCAGACGACCTACACCGTGGCCAACGGCTCCGTCACCGTACCGGTCAGCTCCATGAACGCCGCATACGGCTACCACCTCGTCATCACACCAGCCGGCAGCGGCGGTGGCGGTGGCAGTACCGGCGTGTTGCGTGGCGCAGCCTCCAACCGGTGTCTGGACGTGCCCGGCCTGGCCACGGCCAACGGCACGCTGCTGGATATCTGGGACTGCGACGGCGGCAGCAATCAGCAGTGGGCGTACCAGTCCAACGGCGAGCTTCAGGTCTACGGCAACAAGTGCCTCGACGTGCCGAACAACGCGACGAGCGCGGGCACCCGGGTCGAGATCTGGGACTGCAACGGCGGTGCGAACCAGCAATGGACCCTGAACTCGGACGGCACGGTGGTCGGCCGCGGGTCCGGGCTGTGCCTGGATGCGACAGGCGGAGGCACGGCCAACGGCACCGCGGTGGAGATCTGGACCTGCAACGGTAAGAGCAACCAGAAGTGGTCCCGGCAGTAA
- a CDS encoding tyrosine-type recombinase/integrase, protein MGLALVKNLREARAPLGAEEIEEFETDVLAGFVLARAAAGLVDSTIRNDVSHLEQVRGWFERPLWDMQPADADAYFGKVLRQAKPSTRTSRAGALSVYFEFLELRHKVEIYNLTGRVVECPLDEINRPRASVEPQLRIPPTEAEIDALFAGWRGELAVCRKFAPTARNYVAARLAADVGVRINEMRMLDLDDVRWELGHFGKLNVRHGKGSRRRGPKPRLVPLIDGADRNLRWYIEDVWGNFDVDHTLPGAPLFPSERRAGGGAGLRATADVFRRSLAEAADAFLPTWAGRLTPHVLRHFCASRLYLGGMSLYAIQELLGHAWTGTTARYVHVHAGHIEEAWVRGQQRADERWKGLTS, encoded by the coding sequence TTGGGCCTGGCTCTCGTCAAGAATCTCCGCGAAGCCCGTGCCCCGCTCGGCGCGGAGGAGATCGAGGAGTTCGAGACGGACGTGCTAGCCGGGTTCGTCCTGGCCCGGGCGGCGGCCGGGCTCGTCGACAGCACGATCCGCAACGACGTCAGCCACCTGGAACAGGTCAGGGGCTGGTTCGAGCGGCCCTTGTGGGATATGCAGCCCGCGGATGCCGACGCCTACTTCGGCAAGGTACTGCGGCAGGCCAAGCCCTCGACCCGCACCAGCCGCGCCGGGGCGCTGAGCGTGTACTTCGAGTTCCTGGAGCTGCGACACAAGGTCGAGATCTACAATCTGACCGGCCGGGTCGTGGAGTGCCCGCTCGATGAGATCAACCGTCCTCGCGCGTCGGTCGAGCCACAGCTGCGCATCCCACCGACCGAAGCCGAGATCGACGCGCTGTTCGCCGGCTGGCGCGGGGAGCTGGCGGTGTGCCGAAAGTTCGCCCCGACCGCCCGCAACTACGTTGCCGCCCGCCTGGCGGCCGATGTCGGGGTGCGTATCAACGAGATGCGCATGCTCGACCTCGACGACGTGCGCTGGGAGCTCGGCCACTTCGGCAAGCTCAACGTCCGCCACGGCAAAGGCTCGCGTCGCCGAGGCCCCAAGCCCCGGCTGGTGCCGCTGATCGACGGCGCCGACCGCAACCTGCGCTGGTACATCGAGGACGTCTGGGGCAACTTCGATGTCGACCACACCCTGCCCGGAGCACCGCTGTTCCCCTCCGAGCGCCGCGCGGGAGGCGGCGCGGGACTGCGGGCGACCGCGGACGTCTTCCGCCGTTCGCTCGCCGAGGCGGCCGACGCCTTCCTACCGACATGGGCGGGCCGGCTGACCCCGCACGTGCTGCGGCATTTCTGCGCCAGCCGCTTGTACCTGGGCGGAATGAGCCTGTACGCGATCCAGGAGCTGCTCGGCCACGCCTGGACTGGAACCACGGCCCGCTACGTTCACGTCCACGCCGGACACATCGAGGAGGCCTGGGTGCGCGGCCAACAACGCGCCGACGAACGCTGGAAGGGGTTGACCTCGTGA
- a CDS encoding helix-turn-helix domain-containing protein encodes MKWNLRLAAANRGIWKASELQHLLAERGMVISAGKMSGLWSGQPNAVRLDELDVVCAVLGCGIEELLIPEPEKVTAPGVEDESTPAAVGQNRPVMPKPRGIRSLPPR; translated from the coding sequence GTGAAATGGAACCTGCGCCTGGCCGCAGCCAACCGCGGCATCTGGAAGGCCAGCGAACTCCAGCACCTGCTGGCCGAGCGCGGCATGGTCATCTCCGCCGGGAAGATGTCCGGGCTGTGGTCCGGCCAGCCCAACGCCGTTAGGTTGGACGAGCTCGACGTGGTGTGCGCCGTGCTCGGCTGCGGGATCGAGGAGTTGCTGATCCCCGAGCCGGAGAAGGTCACCGCGCCAGGTGTCGAGGACGAGTCGACGCCGGCCGCCGTCGGCCAGAACCGGCCGGTGATGCCCAAGCCGCGCGGCATCAGGTCCCTGCCGCCGCGGTGA
- a CDS encoding arabinofuranosidase catalytic domain-containing protein, which produces MRRFRRHGLLGRLASASVLAASVLVPVTASLSAAPSAQAAVSLPCDIYATGGTPCVAAYSTTRALFAAYSGPLYQIQRSSDKSYLDVGVAAAGGYANASAQVSFCSGTTCTITKLYDQSSEHNDLPISWIQSDVGADAMALPVTVNGNAVYGVKVLNTSAGAVGYRDFSTQGVPTGSQPEGIYEVTSTALYNSSCCFDFGSAENGWRDDGDGTMNAIEFGSACWFGGCTGSGPWVEADLEQGMYSSITGPNNASNPGITYPFVTAWEKNNGTSNFTLKYGNANGGSLTTTYSGALPSGGYSPMRLENSVLLGTGGGNDHGDTGEFFEGAVTSGFPSDATENAVQSELASVGYAAVAAPPQVFPSGYHRLVVGNDSLCLDSYGNTSNAGAAIDQYTCNGQANQQLQFVPTSGGYGELQVENSGQDVSVANSSTSQGVADIVQEPVNGNAASQWLPSQQSDGSWQFKNKNSGLCLDVFGAGSNNGQQLDQWPCKNAPGTNQDFTPH; this is translated from the coding sequence GTGAGGAGGTTTCGCCGCCACGGGCTTCTCGGCCGACTGGCCTCGGCGAGCGTCCTCGCGGCCTCAGTTCTGGTTCCGGTCACGGCAAGCCTGTCGGCGGCTCCGTCAGCACAAGCGGCCGTCTCGCTCCCGTGCGACATCTATGCGACGGGCGGCACGCCGTGCGTAGCCGCGTACAGCACGACCCGCGCCCTGTTCGCCGCGTATAGCGGTCCGCTCTACCAGATTCAGCGCTCGTCGGATAAGAGCTATCTCGATGTCGGCGTCGCGGCGGCCGGTGGCTACGCCAACGCTTCCGCGCAGGTCTCGTTCTGTTCCGGGACGACGTGCACGATAACCAAGCTGTACGACCAGAGTTCGGAGCACAACGACCTGCCGATCTCGTGGATTCAGTCGGATGTCGGTGCTGACGCGATGGCTCTGCCGGTGACCGTGAACGGCAACGCTGTCTACGGGGTGAAGGTTCTCAACACCTCAGCGGGTGCTGTCGGCTACCGGGACTTCAGCACCCAGGGCGTGCCGACCGGTTCCCAGCCGGAGGGGATCTACGAGGTCACCTCGACCGCGCTCTACAACAGCAGCTGCTGCTTCGACTTCGGCAGCGCCGAAAACGGCTGGCGGGACGACGGCGACGGAACCATGAACGCGATCGAGTTCGGCAGCGCGTGCTGGTTCGGGGGGTGCACCGGGTCCGGGCCGTGGGTCGAGGCCGACCTCGAGCAGGGCATGTACAGCTCGATCACCGGGCCGAACAACGCCTCCAACCCGGGCATCACCTACCCGTTCGTCACGGCGTGGGAGAAGAACAACGGCACGAGCAACTTCACCCTGAAGTACGGCAATGCCAACGGTGGAAGTCTCACCACCACGTACTCGGGGGCGCTGCCCAGCGGTGGCTATTCGCCGATGCGCCTGGAAAACTCCGTCTTGCTCGGCACCGGTGGAGGCAACGACCACGGTGACACGGGAGAGTTCTTCGAGGGTGCTGTGACCTCCGGGTTCCCGTCGGACGCGACCGAGAATGCCGTCCAATCCGAACTGGCCTCGGTCGGCTATGCGGCTGTAGCGGCACCTCCTCAGGTCTTCCCCAGCGGTTACCACCGGCTCGTGGTGGGCAATGACAGCCTGTGCCTGGACTCCTACGGCAATACCTCCAACGCGGGTGCGGCGATCGACCAGTACACCTGTAACGGCCAGGCCAACCAGCAGCTCCAGTTCGTGCCGACCTCCGGCGGCTATGGCGAGCTGCAGGTGGAGAACTCGGGGCAGGACGTGAGCGTGGCGAACAGCTCGACCTCCCAGGGCGTGGCCGACATAGTCCAGGAGCCGGTCAACGGCAATGCCGCCAGCCAGTGGCTGCCCTCGCAGCAGTCGGACGGCTCATGGCAGTTCAAGAACAAGAACAGCGGACTGTGCCTGGACGTCTTCGGGGCCGGGTCCAACAACGGCCAGCAGCTGGACCAGTGGCCGTGCAAGAACGCCCCTGGGACCAACCAGGACTTCACGCCCCACTGA
- a CDS encoding integrase core domain-containing protein, which produces MSSTRSHGVAASTIRKVLRSHRIPPPAHRDEAWRTFLRAHAATLSATDFFHLDCAITLKRLYVAFVIEIDSRRVHLLGITEHLAGQWATELARELTWQLEETGHRFTHVIRDRDAKFTDAFDAAFASAGITTVKTAPQAPRMNAFAERFVRTARNACTDRMLIAGPRHLRTVLEEFIEHYNAHRSHQGHGMNLRAPNDDPNLIAFPTPKERIQGRTVLAGLINEYRAAG; this is translated from the coding sequence ATGAGCTCGACGAGGTCCCATGGGGTCGCTGCCTCCACGATCCGCAAGGTCCTGCGCTCGCACAGGATCCCGCCGCCTGCTCATCGTGACGAAGCCTGGCGCACCTTCCTACGCGCCCACGCCGCGACACTGTCGGCCACGGACTTCTTCCACCTCGACTGCGCTATCACGCTCAAGAGGTTGTATGTGGCGTTCGTGATCGAGATCGACTCCCGTCGAGTGCACCTGCTCGGGATCACCGAACACCTCGCCGGCCAGTGGGCCACCGAGCTCGCGCGCGAGCTGACCTGGCAGCTCGAGGAGACCGGCCACCGGTTCACCCACGTGATCCGGGACCGGGACGCGAAGTTCACCGACGCCTTCGACGCCGCGTTCGCCTCGGCCGGGATCACCACCGTGAAGACCGCGCCGCAGGCACCGCGGATGAACGCGTTCGCCGAGCGGTTCGTGCGCACCGCCCGAAACGCGTGCACCGACCGGATGCTCATCGCCGGCCCACGCCACCTGCGCACCGTCTTGGAGGAGTTCATCGAACACTACAACGCCCACCGAAGCCACCAAGGCCACGGAATGAACCTGCGAGCACCGAACGACGACCCGAATCTCATCGCCTTCCCCACGCCGAAGGAGCGGATCCAGGGCCGAACCGTCCTCGCAGGCCTGATCAACGAGTATCGAGCAGCAGGCTGA
- a CDS encoding thiopeptide-type bacteriocin biosynthesis protein: protein MPTDQLAAATGPGDIEASRWAHYALQWADWSQAEDHARTHLAPLLASPNGHDLAWWFIRKHPCWRIRVDQARGLLQDELALALDRLVEEGVLASWHQGIYEPETAAFGGPAAMAASHQLFLADSHAILKNTTAAGRREISLTLCGLLLRGAGLEWYERGDLWHRVSHERPLPRDVAAENIHDLAATMRTLMLGAPAEPAALGQRDLVAWAVAFHSTGRELRRLADHGALERGLRAVLSYHVIFHWNRMGLPARTQAILAHAARAAILDTEPDPVPAAPNPTLPADALATTTAAFPLIREPRLHAADLTSRIDEAATFADRLAADAPAEKQIENACTVWNLAALIYADCGLTQRAVELCETQFEIFHAAWPVSGRIAIASLQPLINLIRLTRRGGDPRAAHQALVALDHAVHHAGSTTITRRTINFASFTDRPGGLGKATPWLRTVLLEDGTRALMAAHDWTAAAEHAAIYDSRPELLREARQTRIIALAHNGHAKEALAVLAATELSQPWEHAVAACLRNLIHQLVDPPKPYDVSALFAAVQLARANPDRSTTSFRTRLTLTALRLATPNAPGDAAQLAAGVAEDIITFDNALCARDTLASPAACERMTASHIASLESLTARAYLKAGAMPAPYDRRLIHILDETGPALARALAESTRGSIAAATSSGESRAPWREARRQL, encoded by the coding sequence ATGCCTACTGATCAACTAGCCGCTGCCACAGGCCCAGGCGACATCGAAGCCTCACGCTGGGCTCACTACGCGCTGCAATGGGCTGACTGGTCTCAAGCGGAAGACCATGCTCGCACCCACCTCGCCCCGCTACTCGCTTCTCCCAACGGCCACGACCTTGCATGGTGGTTCATTCGTAAACACCCCTGCTGGCGTATCCGCGTAGACCAGGCTCGCGGCCTCCTCCAGGATGAACTCGCCCTCGCGCTCGACCGGCTCGTTGAAGAGGGAGTCCTCGCCTCCTGGCATCAGGGAATCTACGAACCCGAAACCGCCGCATTCGGCGGGCCCGCCGCCATGGCCGCATCACACCAGCTCTTTCTCGCCGATAGCCACGCAATCCTCAAGAACACCACGGCAGCCGGACGCCGCGAGATCTCCCTCACGCTGTGCGGGCTCCTGCTGCGCGGTGCCGGCCTCGAATGGTACGAACGCGGCGATCTGTGGCACCGCGTCAGCCACGAACGCCCCCTGCCCCGAGACGTCGCGGCCGAGAACATCCACGACCTCGCTGCAACGATGCGCACCCTAATGTTGGGCGCTCCGGCCGAGCCCGCCGCGCTCGGCCAGCGGGACCTCGTCGCATGGGCCGTAGCGTTCCACTCCACCGGCCGCGAACTACGCCGCCTCGCCGACCACGGCGCCCTTGAGCGCGGCCTGCGCGCGGTACTGAGTTACCACGTGATCTTCCACTGGAACCGGATGGGTCTGCCTGCCCGCACCCAAGCCATCCTCGCCCACGCCGCCCGCGCCGCAATCCTCGACACCGAACCAGACCCGGTACCGGCAGCACCCAACCCGACGCTACCCGCCGACGCCCTCGCCACGACCACAGCCGCTTTCCCGCTGATCCGCGAACCCCGCCTACACGCCGCTGACCTCACCTCGCGCATCGACGAAGCCGCCACCTTCGCCGACCGACTCGCGGCCGACGCCCCGGCTGAAAAGCAGATCGAGAACGCATGCACAGTATGGAATCTCGCAGCTCTCATCTATGCCGACTGCGGCCTCACGCAACGCGCAGTCGAACTATGCGAGACTCAGTTCGAGATCTTCCACGCAGCCTGGCCTGTCTCTGGTCGTATCGCCATCGCCTCGCTGCAGCCATTGATCAATCTTATCCGCCTCACCCGCCGCGGCGGAGACCCCCGGGCCGCGCACCAAGCGCTCGTCGCGCTTGACCACGCCGTCCACCACGCCGGCAGCACCACGATCACCCGGCGAACCATCAACTTCGCCAGCTTCACCGACCGACCCGGCGGCCTGGGTAAGGCCACGCCCTGGCTGCGCACTGTCCTGCTGGAGGACGGCACGCGAGCGCTGATGGCAGCGCACGACTGGACCGCCGCCGCCGAACACGCCGCCATCTATGATTCGCGTCCCGAACTGCTTCGCGAGGCCCGCCAGACCCGTATCATCGCCTTGGCCCACAACGGACATGCGAAAGAAGCGCTCGCTGTGCTCGCCGCAACCGAACTCTCTCAACCATGGGAGCATGCCGTCGCGGCTTGCCTGCGCAACCTCATCCATCAATTGGTAGACCCGCCGAAACCATACGACGTCTCGGCGCTGTTTGCCGCTGTACAGCTTGCCCGCGCCAACCCCGACCGCTCCACAACCAGCTTCAGGACACGCCTGACTCTCACGGCGCTGCGACTGGCTACGCCGAACGCGCCGGGCGATGCCGCGCAGCTCGCCGCCGGCGTTGCCGAGGACATCATCACCTTCGACAACGCGCTGTGCGCTCGCGACACCTTGGCTAGCCCGGCCGCCTGCGAACGGATGACCGCCTCTCACATCGCTTCGCTTGAGTCGCTGACCGCGCGCGCATACCTGAAAGCCGGAGCAATGCCAGCGCCATACGATCGGCGGCTCATCCACATCCTCGACGAGACTGGGCCTGCTCTCGCCCGGGCCCTCGCCGAGTCAACGCGCGGATCGATCGCGGCAGCCACTTCGTCCGGGGAAAGTCGAGCTCCTTGGCGAGAAGCACGGAGACAGCTTTGA
- a CDS encoding lanthionine synthetase C family protein: MPAGTAALAHRAEEIARSLSTPTPPPPGEPWLASSLTKGPVGISLLHSERARAGLDSWDSAHTWLKAAAANPVSAAETTGLYLGICALTFALDTASERYAAALTDLDRHVQDLAHRRVAAATQRLEAGKPAAFREYDIFFGLTGIGALLARRDPAGNTLERVLTHLVALTRPLHVSGVAVPGWWVGHDPHRRQSPDFATGHANLGAAHGITGVLLLLAGTARRGISVPGQLQAISRICAFLDRWEQPSERGPWWPQWLTYEELTTGRTTQAGPGRPSWCYGTPGIARAQQIAAIALDDSARQEQAQQMLALVLEDAATHRRLTDPGLCHGWAGIYMTGLRAALDVADPKLDAAVDAVAHELGEVAHERSPGRDPGLLEGDAGFALALTAAAHRAAPSTGWDTCLLIN, encoded by the coding sequence TTGCCTGCCGGCACAGCGGCCCTCGCGCACCGCGCCGAAGAGATCGCCCGCAGCCTGTCCACCCCTACACCGCCGCCACCCGGCGAGCCCTGGCTCGCCAGCTCCCTGACCAAGGGGCCCGTGGGGATCAGCCTGCTCCACAGCGAGCGCGCTCGGGCGGGCTTGGACAGTTGGGACAGCGCGCACACCTGGCTCAAAGCCGCAGCCGCCAACCCCGTCTCGGCCGCCGAAACCACCGGGCTCTACCTCGGCATCTGCGCACTCACCTTCGCCCTCGACACCGCATCCGAACGCTACGCCGCCGCCCTGACCGACCTCGACCGGCACGTCCAAGACCTCGCCCACCGACGCGTCGCCGCTGCCACCCAGCGACTCGAAGCCGGAAAGCCCGCAGCTTTCCGAGAGTACGACATCTTCTTCGGACTCACCGGCATCGGAGCCCTCCTGGCCCGCCGCGACCCAGCCGGAAACACTCTCGAACGCGTCCTCACCCACCTCGTCGCCCTCACCCGCCCGCTCCACGTCAGTGGAGTCGCTGTGCCGGGCTGGTGGGTCGGGCACGACCCGCACCGTCGCCAATCCCCAGACTTCGCCACCGGACACGCCAATCTCGGCGCCGCCCACGGCATCACCGGCGTTTTACTCCTGCTTGCCGGCACCGCCCGCCGCGGCATCAGCGTGCCCGGGCAGCTCCAAGCGATCTCCCGCATCTGCGCCTTCCTCGACCGGTGGGAACAACCAAGCGAGCGCGGACCGTGGTGGCCACAGTGGCTCACGTACGAGGAACTCACCACCGGCCGAACCACCCAGGCCGGCCCCGGCAGGCCCAGTTGGTGCTACGGCACACCCGGCATCGCCCGCGCCCAACAGATCGCCGCCATCGCCCTCGACGACTCCGCCAGGCAGGAGCAGGCCCAGCAAATGCTCGCCCTCGTGCTCGAAGACGCCGCCACCCACCGGCGCCTGACCGATCCGGGCCTTTGCCACGGCTGGGCCGGCATCTACATGACAGGACTACGCGCTGCGCTCGACGTCGCCGACCCGAAGCTGGATGCCGCCGTCGACGCCGTTGCCCACGAACTCGGTGAAGTCGCCCACGAACGATCGCCAGGCCGGGACCCGGGACTGCTCGAAGGCGATGCCGGGTTCGCCCTCGCTCTGACCGCAGCGGCACACCGCGCCGCACCGAGCACCGGATGGGACACATGCCTACTGATCAACTAG